The following coding sequences lie in one Spirosoma sp. KUDC1026 genomic window:
- a CDS encoding glycoside hydrolase family 32 protein — protein sequence MQKRSTAFALLVFMSFCALGQTAQPAGSEAHREQFHFTPKAHWMNDPNGMVYYKGKYHLFFQYYPEATVWGPMHWGHATSKDMVHWREQPIALYPDSLGWIFSGSVVVDEQNTSGFGKNGQVPLIAIFTHHNQKLEKQKSDKFQYQSIAYSLDEGKTWTKYASNPVLPNPGITDFRDPKVRWYGPQKKWIMTLATKDRVTFYSSPNLKEWTKESEFGKDLGAHGGVWECPDLVPLTHNGKTVWALLVSINPGGPNGGSATQYFLGDFDGKTFTSSSKETKWMDYGPDNYAGVTFANTGNRMILMGWMSNWQYADKVPTVAWRSANTVPREFGLQEANGNLFLTSTPVKELAVLTDKTTSLTNVSVNGEYDLGAKTGGNARTFKLTLSAPATSDFSVVLANDKGNELVVGYDKSENAYYIDRTKSGKTNFEKGFGKRSTSPRLSTAKSISLTLLVDVASVELFADSGLSVMTSVFFPEEDMSKLTLQSASGVTISKLTYNSLKSALAEPGKEKVGAVR from the coding sequence ATGCAAAAACGTAGTACGGCTTTCGCTTTGTTGGTTTTTATGAGCTTTTGTGCACTGGGACAGACGGCACAACCTGCCGGATCGGAAGCCCACCGGGAGCAGTTCCATTTTACTCCCAAAGCCCACTGGATGAATGACCCGAACGGGATGGTCTATTATAAAGGGAAGTATCACCTGTTCTTTCAGTATTACCCCGAGGCAACCGTCTGGGGACCCATGCACTGGGGACACGCCACGAGCAAAGACATGGTTCACTGGCGGGAGCAGCCCATCGCTTTATACCCCGATAGTCTGGGCTGGATTTTTTCGGGCAGCGTGGTCGTAGACGAGCAAAACACCAGCGGCTTTGGTAAGAACGGGCAAGTGCCGCTGATCGCTATTTTTACCCACCACAACCAGAAGCTGGAGAAGCAGAAGTCGGACAAATTTCAGTACCAGAGTATTGCCTACAGTCTGGACGAAGGAAAAACCTGGACAAAGTATGCTAGTAACCCTGTCCTGCCCAACCCCGGTATTACTGATTTTCGTGATCCTAAAGTGCGTTGGTACGGGCCGCAGAAAAAGTGGATTATGACACTGGCAACCAAAGACCGGGTGACGTTTTACTCGTCGCCGAACCTGAAGGAATGGACCAAAGAAAGCGAATTCGGAAAAGACCTCGGCGCGCACGGGGGCGTTTGGGAATGCCCGGACCTGGTGCCGCTCACGCATAATGGCAAAACCGTCTGGGCACTGCTGGTCAGTATCAACCCCGGCGGCCCCAATGGCGGCTCGGCAACGCAGTATTTCCTGGGCGACTTCGACGGTAAAACATTTACCTCAAGCTCGAAGGAAACCAAATGGATGGACTACGGACCCGACAATTACGCGGGTGTTACGTTCGCCAATACCGGTAATCGGATGATTCTGATGGGCTGGATGAGTAACTGGCAGTACGCCGATAAAGTGCCGACGGTAGCCTGGCGTAGTGCAAATACGGTCCCCCGCGAGTTTGGCCTGCAGGAGGCAAACGGAAACCTGTTCCTAACGTCAACCCCGGTGAAGGAACTGGCTGTGTTGACTGATAAAACCACCAGCCTTACGAACGTATCTGTCAACGGAGAGTATGATCTGGGCGCAAAAACGGGTGGCAACGCCCGTACGTTTAAACTGACTTTGTCTGCCCCGGCTACCAGCGATTTCTCGGTGGTGCTTGCCAACGATAAGGGCAATGAACTGGTAGTTGGTTACGACAAAAGCGAAAACGCTTATTACATCGATCGGACAAAATCGGGAAAGACAAACTTTGAAAAAGGGTTTGGCAAACGCAGCACGTCCCCCCGGCTATCGACGGCTAAAAGTATCTCGCTTACGCTGCTGGTCGATGTTGCTTCCGTCGAGCTTTTTGCGGATAGCGGCCTGAGTGTCATGACCAGCGTTTTCTTCCCGGAGGAAGACATGAGCAAACTAACGCTTCAATCAGCGTCGGGCGTGACGATCAGTAAATTGACGTACAACAGCCTGAAATCGGCGCTGGCTGAGCCGGGAAAAGAAAAAGTTGGCGCTGTGCGGTAG
- a CDS encoding TonB family protein codes for MKSFFIIGLLAHLLPATLLAQSDSLLLVRGKVSTSKGQPLTGAVVGVANTTKGTTTDQNGFYLLSNIPKTASLFFVYTGYKSTVKSLADEKESLDQLVVNATLELDRTLLPPMAATADYKAVKPNKLMPPRATLPESATQTGVPVEQQAYFPTGVPGLMHYVAHNLKYPVQARSAGVQGDVMVEFTVMPTGSIGHVTISQGLHPACDREALRLVQQMPPWEPARHSGQPVASVWLLPVRFAVE; via the coding sequence ATGAAATCTTTCTTTATAATCGGTCTGCTAGCCCACCTCCTGCCCGCCACTTTGTTGGCACAGAGTGATTCTCTCCTCTTGGTGAGAGGCAAGGTCAGCACCAGTAAGGGGCAACCGTTGACAGGGGCAGTTGTTGGTGTTGCCAACACGACAAAAGGTACGACTACCGATCAGAATGGATTCTATTTGCTCAGCAATATTCCCAAAACGGCCAGCCTGTTTTTTGTTTACACTGGCTATAAATCAACAGTAAAATCACTGGCTGACGAAAAAGAGTCACTTGATCAGCTGGTGGTGAACGCCACGCTTGAGTTGGACCGGACATTGCTTCCTCCCATGGCCGCGACGGCCGATTACAAGGCAGTCAAACCAAACAAGCTAATGCCTCCACGGGCAACGTTACCGGAGTCAGCTACGCAAACAGGCGTACCGGTTGAACAGCAGGCTTATTTTCCCACGGGTGTTCCGGGGCTGATGCATTACGTGGCTCATAACCTGAAATACCCGGTGCAGGCCCGATCAGCTGGTGTTCAGGGCGATGTTATGGTAGAGTTCACCGTTATGCCCACTGGCAGTATCGGTCACGTTACCATCAGTCAGGGGCTGCATCCGGCCTGCGACCGGGAGGCCCTCCGCCTGGTACAACAAATGCCCCCCTGGGAGCCAGCGCGCCACAGCGGCCAGCCCGTCGCGTCTGTTTGGTTGCTACCCGTTCGATTTGCGGTTGAGTAA
- a CDS encoding adenylate/guanylate cyclase domain-containing protein — protein MSINHFVCLLLIGLLVRLSSPGWAQDSALPSSRWANELAQQTDSTRKAEILLFVAKDLELSNPNGALAYAQHALDLGQKLNAPKVIGLAALQLSRLHTTLGNKAKARRFRKRAEETLRSVDLMAELNRLETQKVQAEETAASSQQAVSALSSETQQKQTLLTQQGQQLSLRAQQLQRQGKLMGQKDQLIGQKDRLIGQKDSILTMRELILRSQQDQLQILEQEKALKAAEVEHERTIRNALLVGAGLLVALAALLWRLIINKQRANRELGQKNTQLDLARKRSDELLLNILPGELVDELKIQGITRTRHHEEVTIMFTDFRDFTKISEQLSPVDLVQEIDYCFRHFDYIIGKYPSLEKIKTIGDAYLCAGGLPAAHPDHAHEMVAAALEIRDFIGELEAQRAREGKIGFQIRIGIHTGPVIAGVVGATKFAYDIWGDTVNTAARLESASEPGQINISGATYERVQTGFNCRHRGEIATKNKANMSMYFVDSQYDKLLSVVGS, from the coding sequence ATGTCTATCAACCATTTTGTTTGCCTTCTCCTGATTGGGTTACTCGTTCGGTTGTCGTCGCCTGGATGGGCGCAGGATAGCGCACTACCGTCTTCGCGTTGGGCCAACGAACTGGCTCAGCAAACGGACTCTACCCGAAAAGCTGAGATACTGCTCTTTGTGGCGAAAGACCTCGAACTCAGTAATCCAAACGGCGCGCTTGCCTACGCTCAGCATGCTCTCGATCTCGGTCAAAAGCTCAACGCCCCTAAAGTAATAGGACTGGCTGCCCTGCAGCTTTCCCGACTCCACACCACCCTCGGCAACAAAGCCAAAGCCCGGCGATTTCGCAAACGGGCTGAGGAAACGTTGCGCTCGGTTGATTTGATGGCTGAGTTGAACCGGCTCGAAACCCAGAAAGTACAGGCTGAAGAAACTGCCGCCAGCTCACAGCAGGCCGTTAGTGCGTTGAGTTCTGAGACCCAGCAAAAACAAACGCTTTTAACTCAACAGGGCCAGCAACTCTCGCTCCGGGCGCAGCAACTTCAACGGCAGGGTAAGCTCATGGGTCAGAAAGACCAGCTCATCGGGCAAAAAGACCGATTGATTGGTCAGAAAGATTCGATACTGACCATGCGGGAGTTGATCCTGCGGTCACAGCAGGATCAACTTCAGATTCTTGAACAGGAGAAAGCCCTCAAAGCCGCCGAAGTTGAGCATGAACGTACCATTCGGAATGCCCTGCTGGTGGGAGCCGGCCTGCTGGTAGCACTGGCAGCGCTGCTCTGGCGACTCATTATCAATAAGCAACGCGCTAACCGAGAACTGGGTCAAAAAAACACCCAGCTCGATCTGGCCCGCAAACGCTCCGACGAACTGCTGCTCAACATCCTGCCCGGTGAACTGGTTGACGAGCTGAAGATTCAGGGTATCACCCGTACCCGGCACCACGAGGAGGTGACGATCATGTTTACCGATTTCCGCGACTTCACCAAAATCAGTGAACAACTCTCGCCGGTCGATCTGGTGCAGGAGATCGACTACTGCTTCCGCCACTTCGATTACATCATCGGTAAGTACCCCAGCCTCGAAAAAATCAAGACCATCGGTGACGCCTACCTGTGCGCGGGCGGGTTACCCGCGGCTCACCCCGATCATGCCCACGAGATGGTGGCAGCTGCCCTGGAAATCCGGGACTTTATCGGCGAACTCGAAGCCCAGCGCGCCCGCGAGGGCAAAATCGGTTTTCAAATTCGGATTGGCATTCATACCGGGCCGGTGATTGCGGGGGTAGTGGGTGCTACCAAGTTTGCCTACGATATCTGGGGCGATACGGTCAACACGGCGGCCCGGCTCGAATCAGCCAGTGAGCCGGGGCAGATTAATATCTCCGGTGCCACCTACGAGCGGGTGCAGACAGGGTTTAACTGCCGACATCGGGGCGAAATAGCCACTAAGAATAAAGCCAATATGAGTATGTATTTTGTTGACAGTCAGTACGATAAACTTTTGAGCGTTGTAGGGAGTTAA
- a CDS encoding patatin-like phospholipase family protein — translation MRLTIEPLANAHHKDQLLTNLHRIFGEFDTTMLALLEPMLQWVEISGGEVLFRQYEPGDCLYFVISGRLQAYTTDEQGNHQVMGEIIRGETVGEMAMFTGDPRSATIIALRDSVLVKLSQKAFEQIVAAYPTVSVNVTKLIINRLRTSQEQPKAAGSDVTSRLTRSHPAKKPVNICVLALHDDPADSISPATRLVSELSPLLRQKGTTFVVSSAEVNEVFNQPDFAQVDKENPVAYRQLSQWLDDQESQHEFMLYIADPLRADQSGNGLPVLSEWTRRCLRQADEILLLADATQPPDLTLVEKHYLMNEPWTGAPHTLLLLHPPQTTHPRHTVHWLAPRPAVKRHYHLRSGLKRDMARFARILSGTSVGLVLAGGGAKGFAHIGVLRALQEWDIPVDVVGGTSVGGLVAATFSFDEAIEPTTWHLRKAAHFNPTKDYNVLPFISLIRGRRIEQMIQTCISDFTGNPTPYIEDSWLTFFALSSNYTRAREEIHTRGPMLKYLLATSAIPGVFPPVIDGDDLLVDGGSFNNFPADVMSRFGVGKVIGVDLSIDKPRKLTMEQIPSPTSLLRDRFRAKRQRKYRLPSLLSLMLNATLLYSSARRNENIQHTDLYFNPDVSRYGIMNWTSYDHIVQKGYEHAVEVLNGLHPDELARLRA, via the coding sequence ATGAGACTTACAATTGAACCGTTGGCTAACGCCCACCATAAAGATCAGCTACTAACGAATCTGCATCGTATTTTCGGTGAGTTTGATACGACTATGCTTGCCCTGCTCGAACCCATGCTGCAATGGGTGGAGATCAGTGGGGGGGAGGTGTTGTTCCGGCAATACGAACCCGGCGACTGTTTGTATTTCGTTATCAGCGGCCGGTTGCAGGCGTATACAACCGATGAACAGGGCAACCATCAGGTAATGGGTGAGATCATCCGGGGCGAAACCGTGGGTGAGATGGCTATGTTTACGGGTGACCCACGTAGCGCAACCATTATAGCACTACGCGACAGCGTGTTGGTGAAATTATCCCAAAAAGCTTTTGAGCAGATAGTTGCCGCCTACCCCACTGTATCCGTAAACGTAACCAAACTCATCATTAACCGGCTTCGCACCTCACAGGAGCAGCCCAAAGCCGCCGGGTCAGACGTGACCTCGCGGCTGACCCGGTCGCACCCGGCTAAGAAACCCGTTAATATCTGTGTGCTGGCGCTGCACGATGACCCGGCCGATTCCATCAGCCCGGCCACGCGGTTGGTAAGCGAACTATCGCCCCTGTTACGCCAAAAAGGAACCACCTTTGTGGTGTCGAGCGCCGAGGTAAACGAAGTCTTCAACCAGCCTGATTTTGCCCAGGTCGACAAAGAGAATCCGGTGGCCTACCGGCAGCTTAGTCAATGGCTCGACGACCAGGAATCGCAGCATGAATTTATGCTGTACATTGCGGACCCGCTCCGGGCAGACCAGTCGGGAAATGGCCTTCCGGTTCTCTCGGAGTGGACGCGCCGGTGTTTGCGGCAGGCTGACGAAATTCTGCTGCTGGCCGATGCTACCCAGCCACCCGACCTGACGCTCGTCGAAAAGCACTACCTGATGAATGAACCGTGGACGGGCGCTCCGCACACACTGCTGTTGCTGCATCCGCCCCAAACGACCCATCCGCGCCATACGGTTCACTGGCTGGCCCCGCGTCCGGCGGTGAAGCGGCATTACCACCTGCGCTCCGGACTGAAGCGCGATATGGCCCGGTTTGCCCGCATCCTGAGCGGCACCTCCGTGGGGCTGGTACTGGCCGGTGGCGGGGCCAAAGGCTTCGCTCACATTGGTGTTCTGCGGGCGTTACAGGAGTGGGATATTCCGGTTGATGTTGTCGGTGGAACGAGCGTGGGAGGGTTGGTAGCCGCTACGTTCTCGTTTGACGAGGCCATCGAACCCACCACCTGGCACCTCCGCAAAGCGGCCCATTTCAACCCTACTAAAGACTATAACGTTCTGCCGTTTATTTCACTCATTCGGGGCCGACGCATCGAGCAGATGATTCAGACCTGCATCAGCGATTTCACCGGTAACCCGACCCCCTACATTGAAGATAGCTGGCTAACTTTTTTTGCCCTGTCGAGTAACTATACCCGCGCCCGTGAGGAAATTCACACGCGGGGCCCCATGCTCAAATACCTGCTGGCGACTTCGGCCATTCCGGGGGTGTTTCCACCCGTAATCGACGGCGATGACCTGCTCGTGGACGGTGGCTCATTCAACAATTTTCCCGCCGATGTGATGAGCCGGTTCGGGGTGGGCAAGGTTATCGGCGTAGACCTGAGCATCGACAAACCCCGCAAGCTGACCATGGAGCAGATTCCCAGCCCGACGAGCCTGCTCCGGGATCGGTTTCGGGCTAAACGACAACGCAAATACCGACTCCCTTCGCTCTTGTCGCTCATGCTCAATGCGACCCTACTGTACAGCAGCGCCCGACGCAACGAAAATATCCAGCATACTGATCTGTATTTTAACCCCGACGTGAGCCGTTACGGTATCATGAACTGGACCTCGTACGACCATATCGTGCAGAAAGGCTACGAACACGCTGTAGAGGTGCTCAACGGACTCCATCCCGATGAACTTGCCCGGTTACGGGCGTAA
- a CDS encoding HD domain-containing protein: protein MQTQLACQFMLDTLTAHLSPRLTYHSVYHTQDVMRQADRIARAEGITDPDLLHLLQTAACYHDAGFLNAYAEHEAESCRLATLHLPTFGYAPAQVAQVCQLIRSTRLPQAPTTLPEAILCDADLDYLGRDDYARISHLLLSEWLTYGYLADPANWVSIQRSFLGSHRYFTASNDYLREPGKRRTLATL, encoded by the coding sequence ATGCAAACCCAACTTGCCTGCCAGTTTATGCTGGACACCCTGACCGCACACCTGTCTCCCCGGCTTACCTACCATAGCGTTTACCATACGCAGGACGTAATGAGGCAGGCCGACCGGATCGCCCGGGCCGAAGGAATTACTGACCCTGATCTGCTGCACCTGCTCCAAACGGCAGCCTGCTATCATGATGCCGGATTTCTGAACGCGTATGCCGAACACGAGGCCGAAAGCTGCCGACTTGCCACGCTGCACCTGCCTACGTTTGGTTACGCGCCTGCTCAGGTTGCTCAGGTTTGCCAGCTTATCCGGTCGACCCGGCTTCCACAGGCGCCCACTACCTTACCCGAAGCTATTCTGTGCGATGCGGACCTAGACTATCTCGGACGCGATGACTACGCGCGGATCAGTCATTTGCTCCTGTCGGAGTGGCTTACCTATGGCTACCTGGCCGACCCCGCCAACTGGGTTTCCATTCAGCGGTCATTCCTGGGCAGTCACCGGTATTTCACCGCAAGTAATGACTATCTCCGCGAACCCGGCAAACGGCGAACGTTGGCTACCCTGTGA